Part of the Kitasatospora sp. NBC_00374 genome is shown below.
GCGCTGCACGCCTGGCGCGGCATGCCGGTCCCGCCGGAGTTCCTCGACGGCCTGGCCGGCGTCACCCCGGAGCGGATCCGGGCCGAGGAGAACGCCGAGCTGCGCCGGGTGATGCTGGAGTACTACGGCTACGAGCGCTACCTGGCCGACTCCGGCGCCGAGCCGCTGCACCGGGACGAGACCGGGGTGCTGTGGCGGATCCAGCTGCCCGACGACGAGCCGGTGGTGATGGTCGAGGTGGTGAACTCCACCGCCGAGCCCGACGGCACCTTCCGCACCTACTGGCTGCGGGTGCCGCCGAGCACCCGTACCGCCCGGGCCGGGGTGGCCTGGACGTTCGGGGTGTCCGAGGCGGACTACCGGCCGCAGCGCGAAACCTGATCGGCGGCGGGTTGTCAAGGGTGCGGCCACCTGATTCGGCGCCCCACCGACCTGTACGGATTGATAGGAATTCGCCGAGAGCCACCCACTGGTTCGCAGGTCGAAGACGTTGATATACCTCGGACGCATAGGACGGGAGAGGTGTGCGGCCTCCCCGTCGAGATGCGACGAACCAGGTGGTGATGGGCAGTGAAGCTCCTCCGTGTGGGCCCCGCGGGCGCCGAGCGTCCGGTGGTGCTCGGCCGGGACGGCGCCGCGTACGACCTCTCCGGCCGTACCGCCGACATCGACGGCGCCTTCCTCTCCGGCCTGGACCGGGCCGGGCTGGACGCGGCCGTGGAGGCCGGCGAGCTGCCGCGGACGGACATCGGGGGGCAGCGGATCGGCGCCCCGGTGGCCCGGCCCGGCAAGGTGGTCGGCATCGGTCTGAACTACCGGGACCACGCCGCCGAGGCGGGCGCCCAGCTCCCCGAGGAGCCGGTGGTCTTCCTCAAACCGAGCAACACCGTGGTCGGCCCCGAGGACGAGGTCCTGGTGCCGCGCGGCAGCGAGAAGACCGACTACGAGGTGGAGCTGGCCGTGGTGATCGGCCGCACCGCCCGGTACCTGGAGAGCCACCGGGCGGCCGCCGAGGTGATCGCCGGCTACGCGGCGGTCAACGACGTGACCGAGCGGGCGTTCCAGTTCGAGCGCGGCGGCCAGTGGGACAAGGGCAAGTCGGCCGAGACCTTCACCCCGCTGGGCCCCTGGCTGGTCACCCCGGACGAGGTCGGCGACCCGCAGGCGCTCGGGCTCAGGCTCTGGGTGAACGGGCGGCTCCGGCAGGACGGCACCACCGCCGAGATGGTGTTCCCGGTGCTGGAGATCGTCCGCTACCTGTCGCAGTTCATGGTGCTCGAA
Proteins encoded:
- a CDS encoding fumarylacetoacetate hydrolase family protein — protein: MKLLRVGPAGAERPVVLGRDGAAYDLSGRTADIDGAFLSGLDRAGLDAAVEAGELPRTDIGGQRIGAPVARPGKVVGIGLNYRDHAAEAGAQLPEEPVVFLKPSNTVVGPEDEVLVPRGSEKTDYEVELAVVIGRTARYLESHRAAAEVIAGYAAVNDVTERAFQFERGGQWDKGKSAETFTPLGPWLVTPDEVGDPQALGLRLWVNGRLRQDGTTAEMVFPVLEIVRYLSQFMVLEPGDVIITGTPAGVTLGHPGTPFLRPADVVELEVDGLGRQRQVLAKA